The following are encoded together in the Culex pipiens pallens isolate TS chromosome 1, TS_CPP_V2, whole genome shotgun sequence genome:
- the LOC120430100 gene encoding protein SHQ1 homolog yields the protein MSDSVTYSVSYTDTHAVLLVTTPDLDLEHADTALALEVHDRELVFTAPPYHVRIHVDRDLRRQDEGFPERIDYEKGVICYHIPLVTRELVESSSETLFAYGFNNWYSGPLNIINNQDFKSLSNPERFSNEERHQKRLSDEKTDFSSEHFGMDHVQCMIDCFGLDSAVIPLEAELTEDQNYRIKVILSDKKDNLDQYRTLADDSSILLNLLDVLLAVLYDKLLQSNELNEAISHVNIHRISATLSYFEQFNSVDAVLTAIYRRSCVYPLFRSKELAQICAQRLVDASKKEAFNDWILEKLMYCYESFMQNDCSVLNHYYVKDYIRFVRLCAPVEGFRKVVEDVAALLPQVHEQSLGFGEEAVVYKFVRDIIGRLDDSSTDSDDDSSSEGETETESSDEEVISQPEESVLDKLMNLKIQP from the exons ATGAGTGATTCAGTGACCTACTCGGTATCGTACACGGATACGCACGCCGTGCTCCTGGTGACCACCCCGGACCTGGACCTGGAACACGCTGACACCGCGCTGGCCCTCGAAGTGCACGACCGGGAGCTCGTGTTCACCGCACCGCCGTACCATGTGAG AATTCATGTGGATCGTGATCTGCGGCGGCAGGATGAGGGTTTTCCCGAGCGGATTGATTACGAGAAGGGGGTTATCTGTTACCACATCCCGTTGGTGACGAGGGAACTGGTTGAGTCAAGTTCTGAAACGTTGTTTGCGTATGGCTTCAACAATTGGTACAGTGGACCGCTGAATATT ATCAACAACCAAGATTTCAAATCCCTATCGAATCCGGAACGATTCTCCAACGAGGAACGTCACCAGAAGCGATTGTCAGACGAAAAGACTGACTTCAGTTCGGAACACTTTGGAATGGATCACGTTCAGTGCATGATCGACTGCTTTGGGCTGGACTCCGCGGTGATACCGCTGGAAGCGGAGCTCACCGAAGATCAAAACTACCGTATCAAAGTGATTCTCAGCGACAAGAAGGACAACCTCGATCAGTATCGAACGTTAGCGGATGACAGTTCGATTCTACTAAATCTACTCGACGTTTTGCTGGCCGTGCTGTACGACAAGCTGCTGCAAAGCAACGAACTGAACGAAGCCATTTCGCACGTCAACATCCACCGGATATCGGCCACGCTGTCGTACTTTGAGCAGTTCAACTCCGTGGATGCTGTGCTGACTGCGATCTATCGACGATCCTGCGTCTACCCGCTGTTTCGAAGCAAAGAACTGGCTCAAATCTGCGCGCAGCGCTTGGTAGATGCGTCCAAGAAGGAAGCCTTCAACGATTGGATCCTCGAGAAGTTGATGTACTGTTACGAGTCTTTCATGCAAAATGATTGCTCTGTGCTGAACCACTACTACGTCAAAGACTACATCCGGTTTGTGCGGCTTTGCGCGCCCGTTGAAGGTTTTCGCAAAGTTGTGGAAGATGTTGCGGCCCTTCTGCCGCAGGTACACGAGCAATCTCTGGGATTTGGAGAAGAGGCTGTTGTGTATAAGTTTGTCCGGGATATTATTGGCCGGTTGGATGATAGCTCAACCGACTCGGATGACGATTCGTCGAGTGAGGGCGAGACGGAGACCGAGAGTAGTGACGAGGAGGTGATTTCACAACCGGAAGAAAGCGTGTTGGACAAATTGATGAACTTGAAAATACAACCCTGA
- the LOC120430105 gene encoding UDP-glycosyltransferase UGT5-like, with translation MKSAWLLVVGGLLAISAFSGTESAKILGVFPTTARSHYIVASSLMKALAKKGHEVTVISPFPQKKPIENFRDVTTTKIWEAVKPLTSNMLNFAQMGALESIKKTYAFGQTVTNETLTDPAVTKLINSNEKFDLIVLEIFMNDAMLGFVHHFNAPCVAMSTFGASKWTTDLVGTPSPPSYVPNPFLSFTDHMTFKERALNTVMSAVEILVENILDRPAQLEMYGSAFPDPKPDLYELKKRAVSLVLLNTHFSIGYPRPYATNMVEVGGMHINRVANSLPEKIQAIMDNATEGVIYFSMGSNIQGKDMPPAKRDAFLKVFSELKQTVLWKWEDENLPNKPDNVVIQNWWPQDDVLAHPNVRLFITHGGLLSSTESLYHGVPIIGIPVFGDQHLNMAKAERGGYGLAVAYQDITYERLTNAIQSILKDPKYSESAKAISQRYRDQPQTPLELAVFWVEYVIRHKGAPHIRTASMDLGFVQYHNLDVLAMLLGVPMLILYLLGRLICGKKKSKKTHSSKKTN, from the exons ATGAAGAGCGCGTGGCTGCTGGTTGTCGGCGGTCTTTTGGCCATTTCGGCCTTTTCCGGAACGGAATCTGCCAAAATTTTGGGAGTTTTTCCCACCACAGCCCGATCCCATTACATTGTGGCTTCGTCGTTGATGAAGGCACTTGCCAAGAAAGGTCATGAG GTGACCGTTATCAGTCCGTTTCCACAAAAGAAACCGATTGAAAATTTTCGCGATGTCACCACAACCAAAATTTGGGAGGCGGTCAAGC CGCTGACTTCAAACATGCTGAACTTTGCGCAGATGGGAGCCCTGGAAAGCATTAAGAAGACGTACGCTTTTGGGCAAACGGTTACGAATGAAACGTTGACCGATCCCGCCGTGACGAAGCTGATCAATTCTAACGAAAAGTTTGACCTGATCGTGCTGGAGATCTTCATGAATGACGCAATGCTCG GCTTCGTCCACCACTTCAACGCCCCGTGCGTGGCCATGTCCACCTTCGGCGCCAGCAAGTGGACCACCGACCTGGTCGGCACCCCCTCACCTCCCTCCTACGTGCCCAATCCGTTCCTGAGCTTCACCGACCACATGACCTTCAAGGAGCGCGCCCTAAACACCGTCATGAGCGCGGTGGAAATCCTCGTGGAGAACATCTTGGACCGACCGGCCCAGCTGGAGATGTACGGCAGTGCGTTCCCGGATCCGAAGCCGGACCTGTACGAACTGAAGAAGCGCGCCGTTTCGTTGGTACTGCTGAATACGCACTTTTCGATCGGCTATCCGAGGCCTTACGCGACGAACATGGTCGAGGTTGGGGGAATGCACATCAATCGGGTGGCGAACTCGCTTCCGGAGAAGATTCAGGCGATTATGGACAACGCAACGGAGGGGGTTATTTACTTTTCGATGGGGTCGAACATTCAGGGCAAGGATATGCCTCCGGCGAAGCGGGATGCGTTTTTGAAGGTGTTTTCGGAGTTGAAGCAGACGGTGCTGTGGAAGTGGGAAGACGAGAATCTACCGAATAAGCCGGACAATGTTGTAATTCAGAACTGGTGGCCGCAGGATGACGTTCTGGCGCATCCCAATGTGCGGTTGTTCATTACCCATGGGGGGTTGTTGAGTTCGACGGAATCTCTGTATCATGGGGTGCCAATTATTGGTATTCCGGTGTTTGGCGATCAGCATCTGAACATGGCCAAGGCGGAACGTGGCGGCTATGGACTGGCTGTTGCTTACCAGGACATTACCTATGAACGGTTGACGAACGCCATCCAAAGCATCCTGAAGGATCCCAAGTACAGTGAAAGTGCGAAAGCAATCTCTCAGCGGTACAGGGATCAGCCGCAAACCCCGCTGGAACTGGCCGTATTCTGGGTAGAGTACGTCATCCGACACAAGGGAGCTCCCCACATCCGGACCGCGTCGATGGATCTCGGATTTGTGCAGTACCACAATCTGGACGTGTTGGCTATGCTTCTGGGAGTTCCAATGTTGATCTTGTACCTGCTGGGAAGACTCATTTGCGGGAAGAAGAAATCCAAAAAGACGCATAGTTCAAAGAAAACAAACTaa